From one Misgurnus anguillicaudatus chromosome 2, ASM2758022v2, whole genome shotgun sequence genomic stretch:
- the LOC141367353 gene encoding uncharacterized protein, translating into MKSTIIRLYFSVFSGSSAEDTVYVETGASVQLDIQRDKLPDEFEEINWQNEKSDTIVKYYIQFKAVKEYNHYKDSVDFNTESFSLTLKNMKKTDSGVYTAKITGTINRDVAVHRVSVIDAVKTPELTVISNWSSSDSCTVNFTCRSHDLTLHSTYNNDNCSPEEVTSHEKFALILICSNETIICNHSNPISWKTEIIDIKQLCKCKYFLLTHHHKP; encoded by the exons ATGAAATCAACAATTATTCGTCTGTATTTCTCTGTCTTCTCAGGGTCCAGCGCTGAAGACACTGTGTATGTGGAGACAGGAGCTTCTGTTCAACTGGATATACAGAGAGATAAACTACCTGATGAGTTTGAAGAGATAAACTGGCAGAATGAAAAATCAGACACTATAGTGAAATATTATATTCAATTTAAAGCAGTTAAAGAGTACAATCACTACAAGGACAGCGTGGATTTTAATACTGAAAGTTTCTCTCTAACACTGAAGAACATGAAGAAGACAGACAGTGGAGTTTACACAGCTAAAATAACTGGAACAATAAATAGAGATGTTGCAGTACACAGAGTATCTGTTATAG ATGCAGTGAAGACTCCTGAGCTGACTGTCATCTCTAACTGGTCCAGCAGTGACTCCTGTACTGTAAACTTCACATGTAGATCTCATGACCTCACACTTCACTCCACTTATAATAATGATAACTGCTCTCCAGAGGAAGTGACATCACATGAGAAGTTCGCTCTCATCCTGATCTGTAGTAATGAAACCATCATCTGTAACCATAGCAACCCTATCAGCTGGAAAACAGAGATAATAGACATTAAACAGCTTtgtaaatgtaagtattttctGCTGACCCATCATCACAAACCATAA